In a single window of the Desulfovibrio mangrovi genome:
- a CDS encoding histone deacetylase family protein: MFRIRPIYDTRLPIDIQAVEKAQEILRERFPLLDEEDVQQLPDLLANPFIKQYRSILFVAEDGRANVRGFALLCHFADLHFCYLDFISVSQKHGGGGIGSVLYERIREEARALGDSALFFECLPDDPALCRDAAALKDNIARLRFYERYGARPIIGTAYETPLVEGGDCPPYLVADPLGKPLKVSRTQVRKVVRAILTRKYKGACSPEYTEMVVNSFNDPYVRLREPRYIIGDESAPLVLPAKVSGDMRIALVVNDKHDIHHVRERGYVESPVRIDSIRKALAKTGLFEELTVRHYPESHITAVHDKGYVSYLKTVCAKLPANKSLYPYVFPIRNASRPPHELPVRAGYYCIDTFTPLNANAYNAAKRAVDCGLTAAESLLSGRRMAYALVRPPGHHAERKAFGGFCYFNTAAVAANRLSALGKVAVLDIDYHHGNGTQNIFYKRNDVLTVSIHGHPRFAYPYFSGFSEEVGEEAGAGFNRNFPLMEKVDGHQYANVLVRALQAVREFNPTFLVVGLGLDPAKGDPTGTWSLAAKDFVHNGRLIGRLGLHTLVVQEGGYRIRSLGVNARNFFVGLYEGMSEAVRR; this comes from the coding sequence ATGTTCCGTATTCGCCCCATTTATGACACCCGTCTGCCCATAGATATTCAGGCGGTGGAAAAAGCGCAGGAGATTCTGCGTGAACGGTTCCCCCTGCTGGATGAAGAAGACGTGCAGCAACTGCCTGATCTGCTCGCCAATCCCTTCATCAAGCAATACCGCTCCATCCTTTTCGTGGCGGAGGACGGCCGCGCCAATGTGCGTGGCTTCGCCTTGCTCTGCCATTTTGCCGATCTGCATTTCTGCTATCTGGACTTCATTTCCGTCAGCCAGAAGCATGGCGGCGGGGGCATCGGTTCCGTACTCTACGAGCGTATTCGTGAAGAAGCCCGTGCCTTGGGTGATTCCGCGCTCTTTTTCGAGTGCCTGCCGGATGATCCTGCCTTGTGCAGGGATGCTGCGGCGCTCAAGGACAACATCGCCCGTCTGCGTTTCTATGAACGCTACGGGGCGCGGCCCATTATCGGCACGGCGTATGAAACGCCGCTGGTGGAAGGGGGCGATTGTCCGCCTTATCTGGTGGCCGACCCGCTGGGCAAGCCGCTCAAGGTTTCCCGTACGCAGGTTCGCAAGGTGGTTCGCGCCATCCTGACCCGCAAGTACAAGGGGGCCTGTTCCCCCGAGTATACGGAAATGGTGGTGAACTCCTTCAATGATCCGTATGTGCGCCTGCGCGAGCCCCGCTACATAATTGGCGATGAATCAGCGCCGCTGGTGCTTCCTGCCAAGGTGAGCGGCGACATGCGCATTGCGCTGGTGGTGAACGACAAGCACGACATCCATCATGTGCGTGAGCGCGGATATGTGGAGTCGCCCGTACGCATAGACAGTATCCGCAAGGCCTTGGCCAAGACGGGGCTGTTCGAGGAACTGACCGTTCGTCACTACCCCGAATCCCACATCACCGCCGTGCATGACAAAGGCTACGTGTCGTATCTGAAGACCGTGTGTGCCAAGCTGCCCGCGAACAAGTCGTTGTACCCCTACGTGTTTCCCATCCGAAACGCCTCGCGCCCTCCGCACGAATTGCCTGTGCGGGCGGGGTATTACTGCATTGATACGTTCACCCCCCTGAATGCCAACGCCTATAACGCGGCAAAGCGGGCCGTGGACTGTGGACTGACCGCCGCGGAATCGTTGCTGTCCGGCAGGCGCATGGCTTATGCGCTGGTGCGCCCTCCCGGGCACCATGCAGAGCGCAAGGCCTTTGGTGGGTTCTGTTATTTCAATACGGCGGCCGTGGCCGCGAACAGGCTTTCCGCATTGGGCAAGGTGGCCGTGCTGGATATCGACTACCATCACGGCAACGGCACGCAGAATATTTTTTACAAGCGTAATGACGTGTTGACCGTGTCCATTCATGGGCATCCGCGTTTTGCCTATCCCTATTTCAGCGGTTTCTCGGAAGAAGTCGGCGAAGAGGCTGGCGCGGGCTTCAACAGAAATTTCCCCCTGATGGAGAAGGTGGACGGGCACCAGTACGCCAATGTGTTGGTGCGGGCTCTGCAGGCCGTCAGGGAGTTTAATCCCACCTTTCTGGTGGTAGGGCTGGGGCTGGACCCTGCCAAGGGCGACCCCACGGGAACATGGTCTCTTGCGGCCAAGGACTTTGTTCATAACGGCAGGCTCATCGGCAGGCTGGGGCTGCATACCCTTGTGGTGCAGGAGGGGGGCTATCGTATCCGCTCGCTGGGCGTGAACGCGCGTAATTTCTTTGTGGGCCTGTATGAAGGTATGTCGGAGGCTGTGCGGCGGTAG
- a CDS encoding GNAT family N-acetyltransferase, translated as MSAESSAMSFEAVSYRETVRESDAADVRRIVYETGFFTAEEVDVAEELVLERLAQGEDSGYFFVFAEREGVVLGYTCYGPTPAAEGTYDLYWIAVDPAFRHMGLGKLLLAETVRSVRVMQGRLLFAETSGMEKYVSTRKFYERTGFVAEAVLKDFYRPGDDKVIYRLEV; from the coding sequence ATGTCTGCTGAATCATCGGCCATGTCGTTTGAGGCCGTTAGCTACAGGGAAACCGTCAGGGAATCGGATGCCGCCGATGTGCGGCGCATCGTGTATGAAACCGGTTTCTTTACCGCCGAAGAAGTGGACGTGGCGGAAGAACTGGTGCTGGAACGCCTCGCACAGGGCGAGGACAGCGGGTACTTCTTCGTGTTTGCCGAGCGGGAAGGCGTTGTGCTCGGTTACACGTGCTACGGCCCCACCCCTGCTGCCGAAGGGACCTACGATCTGTACTGGATCGCTGTGGACCCCGCCTTCCGTCACATGGGGCTGGGCAAGCTGCTTCTGGCGGAAACCGTACGGTCTGTGCGCGTCATGCAGGGCAGGCTGCTCTTTGCGGAGACATCCGGCATGGAGAAGTACGTTTCCACCCGAAAGTTCTACGAGCGCACGGGGTTCGTGGCCGAAGCCGTGCTCAAGGATTTCTATCGTCCCGGCGACGACAAGGTGATATACCGTCTGGAAGTGTAA